Sequence from the Methanobrevibacter arboriphilus genome:
TAGGTGCTGAAGCACCATCAACAATAGTTTGAGGAGGTATATCACAGCATCTAAGTTCTCCATGAATAATTAATTCAACATCTCCTGCAGGAGTATATTCCATCAGCTCAGGAGTTGCTCCAGCACCAGTAATGTAAGGAATATTTGCTGTAGAAGTTGTAGCAATCGTACATATGAAAAAAGGTTTTTTACCTTCTATCTTTTTTAAAAGTTCAAAAGAACCATAAGATTTTAGTCCATTGAATAGTTCTGCCATTATTGCACCATTAATAAGTTTATTTCATTTATTAAATTTAGTATAAATCTAATTTTATATATTATTGTACTAATTATACTAATTCTCTATAAAAAGTATAAATTTAATTTATATTTTATAATTAATATATACTCTAATTTTATATGATGTCTAATTTCATATTATATGCAATTTTATGAAAATGTAATTTTGTTATAATTAATATAATTAATTACTATTTTAATTATAATGATCTATTTAATAAAGTAATATAATAACTATAAAGCAATATTCTCCTATAAAAATTGAAATATATTATTATAATCATTAAGACATAGATTTAAATGATTATAAATACCTATATTTAAAAAAAAGAAAAAAAATAAATTAATTTAATTATAGGCAAATATTGTATAATAAATAAAAAATATTATGAAAAAAATTTTAAATTATGAAAAAATTTTAAATATAATACATTAAATTATGATATATTAAATCTATTATAAGTTTTATAAGTTACATGAAAAACAAGCTATAAACTAATACAATCGCACCAACTATCCAACAGTAAAATGCAAATATATCCAAGCTTCTTTCTCTAATTAATTTTAATAAAATACTAATAGCTAAGTACCCTGAAATAAGAGATGCTAAAAATCCTAAAAGATAAGGTAATAAATTAGTATCCATTCCTGCACCAATTCCATCTATTTGTGTCAAAGCAGCGCCAAGAATAGCAGGAATAGCTAAAAGAAAACTAAATTTAGCTGCAAATTCTTTATCTAATCCAATTAAAAGTCCAGCTGCAATTGTAGTTCCTGAACGTGAAAGTCCTGGTAAAATCGCGAAAGCTTGTCCTATACCAACAATAATACTATCTTTTATTCCAGAGTTTTTTATATCTCTATTTCCAACATTTAAACGCTGGGAAACATAAAGTAATGTTCCTGTGATAAGTAAAAAAAATGCTGGAATTGTAACACTTTGAAATATAGCTTCAATTTGAGTATCAAAAATTATACCTACGGCACCTGCAGGAATTGTTCCAATAATAACCATCCATGCCAATCTTTTATAAGGATCATTTTTAAACCCTTCTTTAAACTTACCTCTGAATAAATCAAGTATACTAGATATAAAAGCCTTTATCATTTCAACAATATCTTTAAAGAAATATCCAACAACAGCAACGAGTGTTCCTAAGTGAAGTAAAACATCAAAAGCTATTCCTGGTTGATTAATCCCTAATAATTCTTGAACAAATATCAGATGAGCAGAACTACTTACTGGGAGAAATTCTGTTAATCCTTGTACTATTCCTACAATAACCGCTTGTAAAATATGCATTATAAAGCCTCTTAAAAATAATTCTTTAAAAATAATATTATAATATATAGCTACCTAAAAATCTTAAAATCTTTAGAATTCTAAAGATTTTCAAAATTCTAAAAATCCTAAAAGTAATTATTATCAATGTTATTATCTAGTATTCTATGTAAGATAACCAATTAAATTTATCTTCTGTTTTCCCATCAACAATGCTGAAAAACTCAGATTGTATTTTTTCTGTAACTGACCCACGTCTACCAGATCCTATTTCTATCTTGTCAATGGATCTTATTGGAGTTACTTCTGCAGCAGATCCTGAAAAAAATACTTCATCAGACAAATATAACATTTCTCTAGGGATTTTTTCTTCTAATACACCATAACCAAGATCTTCAGCTATTTTAATAACAGAATCTCTTGTAATTCCTTTCAATATTGAAGAAGATAAAGAAGGAGTATGTATGACATCATCTTTAACCAAAAATATATTTTCACCACTACCTTCACCAACAAAACCATGATAATCAAGCATTATAGCTTCATCAAAACCATTTTCGATAGCTTCAAGCTTTGCTAATTGTGCATTCATATAGTTAGCACCAGCTTTAGCTAAACTAGGCATTGTATCAGGAGCAAGTCTTCTCCAAGAAGAAACTCCAATATCAACACCGTTTTTCATGGCTTCATCGCCTAAATAAGTTCCCCATTTCCATGCAGCAATATTTACATTAACTGGACAGTTTAAAGGACTGACACCTAATTCTTTATATCCCCTATATGCTATTGGGCGTATATAACAAGATTTTAAATTATTTATAGCTACAACATCTTTAATTGCGTCTGATACTTCAGTTTTACTGAATGGTATTGGCATTTTATATATTTTAGCAGATTCAAATAATCGTTCAACATGTTCATTAAGTCGGAATATTGCACTACCATTTGGATTTTCATAGCATCTTAATCCTTCAAAGACACTTGAACCATAGTGAACTACATGAGATAAAACATGAATATTAGCATCTTTCCAATCTACAAATTCTCCATCCATCCATATTTTTCCACCTTTTTCATCCCATGACATACTTTATTCCTCCTTTTGAATTATTATTTGGATCATTATTTGAATTCTATCTAAACAAGTTTAATATTAACAAATATGGCATTAGTACTATAAAATAATGATATAAGAATAATATAAGATAATATAAGAATTATAAAATAATATAAGAATATAATAAAATTATAAAATAATTCTATTTAAAAATTCTTTATAAAAATCCTATTTAATATTAATCTTTAATTTATATAAGTTTTTTTAATTTTATTATATTATATAAAAAATCTTAAATAATAATATGAAAAAATCTTAATATAAAATAATTTTTTAATTCTATAAATCTATAAAAAATAGAAAAATTAGAAAAGTTTATATACTTGATTTTTTAAATATTTGGTATGCTATGGTTCCGTGGTCTAGGGGTATGATATCTCGCTTACAACGAGAGGATCGTGAGTTCGAATCTCGCCGGAACCACTAATTTATTTTTCTGTTTTTACATATTGAAGCTATTTTCAAAAATTTATATATTTATACTAATATAATCAACTTTTTTACCATATAATCCAGTATATTCAGTTTTTATCCTATAATTAATATTTTAATTAATATTCTATTGGCAATATTCATACTATAATATGAATATAGTTTTTACTTTTATAATATTAATTTTAAAAATGAATATTAATTATAATATTAATGTTATTAGTATTATAGAATTTTATAAGCCCAAAATAATTATAAAATAATTATAAAATTATTATAAAACAATTATCATTAAGATTAAAATTATTAAAGAAACAAAAAATACTGTAGTCCCTTTTACAAGTACTGCAGTTCCATCCTTATTTAAAACTAATACAAGCCCATAAGATAGTACTAATGATGAAAGAATTTTAACTAAACCACTTATTCCATTTGAAGTACCTGTAGCTAAAACCAGCAATGAAGATATCAAATAAGACACTAAAACAACTAAAATTATCAATACAATTGTATTATTTAAAATTGGCAAGATTCTTTGACTTAAAGGTGGCCCTTGTTTTTTAGGCTTTCTCTTAGCTAATTTAGAATCATCTCTTGATACTGAAGAATGAGTTGAATTTGAATTAGACCTCTGTTTTTTAAGACCCATACTACTTTTCCCAGAAATAAATGTAGAGTTATCCCTATAAACATTCCCCGGATTATTATTTGAATCTGTTGAATAATAATTATCATGATAGCTATCAGAATCATCATAATTATCATTCGAATTATCTCCATAGTTCTTTTTCATTTCAGAAGATTGAATATCAGGATTGTCAAATGAATCATGTGAATTAGAATCAGTATTAACATAATTATGAGAATCATGAGAACTACTAGCTTTTTTAGAAAATTTTTTAGCTAGTATCATTAGATTATCTCTATCTATAAGTTTAATATTTTTTTTAGAAGCATAATTACGAGACTGAGAAGAGAATATAGAACTAGTTACAATTACTACTTTAGAAGCCTTTAAATTTCTTCCAATCATTTCCATTTCTTTTAAAATATCTATGCCAACTTCCCATTGCTTATCATAGTTTTTACAAGCTACAACAACACTAAAATCTCCCATTACACTTGGAAGAACGCCATATATATCAATGACTTTTTGAGAAGTTTTGAAATCTTTATAAACTTTAAAACCAGATTCTTCCATCACTTTAGAAATGAAATTTACAAGTTGTAGCTTTTCCACAATCTCACCTAACTTTATAGACACTAATTAATTATTAATTATAGATAAATACTAACTATAAATAAATATTAGCTATAAATAATTATTAGTTGCTAATATATAGTACTATATATTATGTTTCTTATTAATATATTTAATTTAAATATTTAATCTATTTTTATAATATTATAATAAAAAATAAGTTAATAAAAAGATTAATAATTTAATAAAAAGAGTATAATAATAAAAATATTAGGTATAAAATTAAAATAGAATATTATCGTTTAGAGGATAATAAAAATATATAAACAAAATGAGTATAATAATAAGGTTTAAACTCCTAATATTAATTAAAAAACTATTTAATAGTTAATTTAATTTAAAAAGACTTTATTTTAAAAAAGATTCAGTTTTAAAAAAGGTTCATTTTAATTTTAAATCTTTAAGTAACCTATCTCTTTCATCTTTAAGATTATTCAAAAGTTTTTGGTCAGCACATCCTTTTTTTTCCAAATATGCAATTGTAGTTGTAATTTCTGATAAATTAGTTTCTAATTGATTTATAGGCATTTTTACTCTTCCTTTTAAATTAAAACTTTTCTATTAGCTAAAATTTTTATATTAAACTAGTATATACTATTTTTCCAATTAATAACAATACAATTAAATATAAATTATATATCAATTTATAAATTAACTTAACATAGTTAATTCATCTTTAATATTCTGTTAATAATTACATATCTTAATTAAATATTAATTCCGTGCTAAATATTAATTTGTTACTCATTATATTTAATATTTTCACTTTATAAAACAAAAAGTTTAGAATTAAAAAAATATATTGGTGTAAAATTATCAAATAGTTAATATTTTATTAGACAATTAATAATAGAATTATGTATTATAAAAATAAAATATAACTGAAATATAAATAATGTATAAATAAAATATAAATGAAATATAAAATAAAAATATTTAAATAGCTTATATCATAAAGAAATAAAATATATGATGAATGAAATTATCAAATTAAAACTTTGATAATAATATTAAATTGATAATGATATTAAAATTATAAAATAAATATTTTATAATAAATATTAGTTAATAAATATTATTATAAAATTTATTAAAATAAAATTTTTATAAAAAAGTATAAAATATAATAATTTTATTTTTATGATTATTTTTATTTAAAAGATGATAACATGAATAATAGTAACAATAATTTTCAAGTGAACAAACAATTTGCAGACTTCAAAGGAAAAGATGTCTTAATAGGTCTGAAAAACTGGGAAGAATTTGAAGGCAAAATAATAGCAATCGATAATTTCCTAAACACAGTTTTAGAAGTAGATGATGGATTAAAAGTTGTCAAAGGTGGAAAAATAGCTTTTATCTCCATGAAAGATTAGACTTAAAAGATCAATCTTAAATGATGTTTTAAATAATGATTATATTATTAAATAAATTATTATCAAATAATTATATTATTTAAAAAGATTATCTTTTAAAAGCTATAAAACAATATACAAAGTTATACAATCATAGTGAAAATATAACTAATATAACTAAATATAGCCAAATAACTAATACAGACAATATAGCATTATATACTAATATACGAATATTATAAATATGCATATATCAGCAATATATCTAATAGTGTAGTAATATGCTTAATATCATAGTATATTAATATTAAGGCTCTATATCAATTCCAAGAATATTATCTTTTTTATTATAAACATCTCTAGCTATTTCCGCACTTCCAAATGCTCCAGAAGTACTTGGAAGAATAATCATTTCAAATTTATTTTTTAAGTATTTATTTAGTTCATTTTTAAAATTAAAGGGATCTTCAATCGATCCAATTGAACCTGTTAAAACAATACCTTCAATCTTATTTTTTGATATTCCAATCAACCCCATAATTTCCATAGCTACTGTAAAAATCATAGTATCGATAGCTAATTTTGCTTTGGGATTTCCTTTTTTATAAGCACTTAACAGAATATCTTTCATAAAAGATACTTTAGTATTAATATTTGCAATTTTAACAGCTCCAGCAGTTGAAAAAGCTTCATTTGCAGTTATTTTATTTTCATCAATATTTCTAATCATTTCTAAATCAATAGGCCCATGAACAATTCCCATCGCTCCTACACAAGCATCCATAGCTCCACGTATTTTACCATTCTCGATTAATATATTAACACTATTTGAACTAATATCAGCAATAATCATATTATTCCAATTAGTAGTAAGATATGCATTATAACAAATACTTACTTTTTCAGAGCTAGCTTGATGAGAATAAGCTGCTTTAAATAAAGGATCAAGAGAAGGAGAATCTTTATGAAGACCAGGTATGACAAAGGTTGGTATTTTAGACTTTTCAATTTCACTATAAACAGAAGTTCCTCCGCCAGTTATTCTTCCAGCTCCTTCAATGGATAAAATACCTCTATTTTTAACCTTAGTAATAGGTAATATTGAATTTATCCCATCACCCATACCATAGGTTATAGCCATTAATTTAATATCATTAAGATTAACTCTCTTAGATAATTCTTCGATAGCTGAAACTTTACCTGCTTTACTGTCTTCACGATCAATTTTAAAACTTTCAATCGGTTTTCCATCACCCGCCATTATTCCAAATGAAATACCAGTAGTCCCATGATCCATTCCTACAAATACCAAAACATTCACCTTATTTCAAACATTCCTTTTATTTCAATAGTAATTACATATAATATTAATTTATATGATATATATTATTATTTTTATGATTTATTGATTCTGTATTTTATGATGAAATTTTGTTTACACAACTATCATATTAGAAAAAATAAATAATTAATATATCCTCCTTAATGTATTCTTTTTATTCCAAGCACTCTATCAAAATATTTATCAAAAGAAACTAAATTATTAATGTTATTTTCATTCATTGTTTCAATTATTGCACAGTCAGTAAATGATAGTTTAGTATTATTCTTTTTATATATCTTCATCACATTATCATTAAAATTAGGTTTATTATAATCATTAATAATATTACAATTATCTTTAATAGCATTATATGTATTAATTGCTAAATCTAAACTGGTTTTATTCCCTATAACAGTAACTATTTCATTTACTATAAGATTATTTATATAACATTCATTATCAAATATATTTTCATTTTCTAATTTCAAAGCTAATTTGTTATTTTCATCTGTTTCAATCACATAAGCTATTAAGAATGAGCTATCTAAGAATATTTTCACTTATATAACTCCTTTTTTAGATTTACAGAATTAGTTTTATAATCTAACCTTCCTTTACTCCTAATATCCTTGAAACTAGCTTTTTTTCTAAAACTAACTTCAAGTTTTCCTTTTTCATTAACAGACCATTCTACTAAATCATTTTTTCCTACATTAAATCTTTTCCTTATTTCAGAAGGTATGGCTGTTTGATTGTTTTCATATATTTTAGTTGTGACTGTCATATTAAATTCTCCTACTTAATAATATATTAATAGTTATATTTAAAATTAACAGTCATATATGATATTAATCATTATTTATTTCAAATTCTTTAAAAAGACTTATTTTATTATTATTTTTATTTTTATAAAATATCCAATACCTATATAATAATTTATTTGCTGATTATGGAAAAACAAAAAAAATAAAAATAAAGAGTAATATGAGAATGTTGAAATAGAAATAATTAAAATAAAAATGATTAAAATAAAAGTATTAAGATTTAAAAAATATTATAATAATACCAATTATTTAAAGAATAAAAAATTAGTAATAACAAATATTTATATAGTATTAAGAAAATATTAGTGAATATCTAATACAAATTTATGTATTAGATACCCAAAAAATAAACAATAAACACCTTAAGAAAGATCTCTTCAATTATCTCCTCTGAAAAACATGTTTTATTTAACAATCCTATAAATACAGCCCTAAATTGAAGTTTTCTTTCTTAAAAATTAATTATTATAGTTAAGTAATTAAACAAGATAAATAAAAAAATTAAAAAATAATAAATATGTAAAAAATATTAAAATAAAAAAGTATGAATACCTAATAACTAAATACAGAAAAATACAGTGAAATTATTTCTTCTTATTTTTGTCAAAATTAACAACAACGACTTTTTCTTCTTTCTCTTTAGCTTTTTTTTCTAATCCACAGGCTTTTCTAAGCTTAGATCCTACTTTTTCGATTTTTTCTTCACTTTCAAGTTCTCTCATTCTATTGAGCATTGGCATTTTAGCTGTAGATTCAAGAGCCCATTCTTTAGTAAATTTACCTTTTTGGATTTCTGAAAGGATTTTTTTCATTTCCTTTTTAGCATCATCATTAATAATCCTATCTCTTCTGCTTAAACCACCAAATTCAGCAGTATTACTAACATCATTCCACATTCCAGCAAAACCTTTTTCATAAATAAGATCTACAATAAGTTTTAATTCATGACAAGTTTCAAAATAAGCTATTTCAGGTTGATATCCTGCTTCAACAAGAGTTGTAAAACCTGCATTTATAAGTTCTGTGACACCACCACAGAGAATAGCCTGTTCACCAAATAAATCAGTTTCAGTTTCTTCTCTAAATGTAGTTTCAAGGATTCCAGCTTTAGATAGTCCACAAGCTTTACCCATAGCCAAAGCAACATCAAGAGCATCTCCAGTAGCATCTTGTTCAACAGCTACAAGACCAGGAATTCCAAATCCTTCAAGATAAGTTCTTCTAACCATAGAACCTGGACCTTTTGGAGCTATCATAGTAATATTTACATTTTCAGGTACTTTTATGTATTTAAAATGGATATTATATCCATGAGAGAAAGAAATAGTATTGCCTGGTTTTACATAGGGAGCTATTGATTTTTCATAAACATCAGCTTGAATTTCATCAGGAAGTAATATATGAATAACATCTGCCTCTTTAGCAGCATCTTCAATAGTTTTAACATTCATACCATCGTCCTTAGCTTTTTGCCAGGAGGCTCCTCCTTCACGTAATCCAACAATGACTTTTAATCCACTGTCTGACATATTTTGTGATTGACCCATTCCTTGACTACCATAACCGATAACAGCTACAGTCTTATTAGCTAAAGCTTTAACATCTACATCTTTGTCATAATACATTTTCATTTGAAATTCTCCTAATAATAATAAATTAAACCAGTATTAATTAAATTAAAATAAATTAAACTAAGTTAAACTGAATTAAATTGAATTAGCT
This genomic interval carries:
- a CDS encoding undecaprenyl-diphosphate phosphatase, whose product is MHILQAVIVGIVQGLTEFLPVSSSAHLIFVQELLGINQPGIAFDVLLHLGTLVAVVGYFFKDIVEMIKAFISSILDLFRGKFKEGFKNDPYKRLAWMVIIGTIPAGAVGIIFDTQIEAIFQSVTIPAFFLLITGTLLYVSQRLNVGNRDIKNSGIKDSIIVGIGQAFAILPGLSRSGTTIAAGLLIGLDKEFAAKFSFLLAIPAILGAALTQIDGIGAGMDTNLLPYLLGFLASLISGYLAISILLKLIRERSLDIFAFYCWIVGAIVLVYSLFFM
- the ilvE gene encoding branched-chain-amino-acid transaminase, with the protein product MSWDEKGGKIWMDGEFVDWKDANIHVLSHVVHYGSSVFEGLRCYENPNGSAIFRLNEHVERLFESAKIYKMPIPFSKTEVSDAIKDVVAINNLKSCYIRPIAYRGYKELGVSPLNCPVNVNIAAWKWGTYLGDEAMKNGVDIGVSSWRRLAPDTMPSLAKAGANYMNAQLAKLEAIENGFDEAIMLDYHGFVGEGSGENIFLVKDDVIHTPSLSSSILKGITRDSVIKIAEDLGYGVLEEKIPREMLYLSDEVFFSGSAAEVTPIRSIDKIEIGSGRRGSVTEKIQSEFFSIVDGKTEDKFNWLSYIEY
- a CDS encoding restriction endonuclease, translated to MEKLQLVNFISKVMEESGFKVYKDFKTSQKVIDIYGVLPSVMGDFSVVVACKNYDKQWEVGIDILKEMEMIGRNLKASKVVIVTSSIFSSQSRNYASKKNIKLIDRDNLMILAKKFSKKASSSHDSHNYVNTDSNSHDSFDNPDIQSSEMKKNYGDNSNDNYDDSDSYHDNYYSTDSNNNPGNVYRDNSTFISGKSSMGLKKQRSNSNSTHSSVSRDDSKLAKRKPKKQGPPLSQRILPILNNTIVLIILVVLVSYLISSLLVLATGTSNGISGLVKILSSLVLSYGLVLVLNKDGTAVLVKGTTVFFVSLIILILMIIVL
- a CDS encoding LSM domain-containing protein; amino-acid sequence: MNNSNNNFQVNKQFADFKGKDVLIGLKNWEEFEGKIIAIDNFLNTVLEVDDGLKVVKGGKIAFISMKD
- a CDS encoding methanogenesis marker 12 protein encodes the protein MVFVGMDHGTTGISFGIMAGDGKPIESFKIDREDSKAGKVSAIEELSKRVNLNDIKLMAITYGMGDGINSILPITKVKNRGILSIEGAGRITGGGTSVYSEIEKSKIPTFVIPGLHKDSPSLDPLFKAAYSHQASSEKVSICYNAYLTTNWNNMIIADISSNSVNILIENGKIRGAMDACVGAMGIVHGPIDLEMIRNIDENKITANEAFSTAGAVKIANINTKVSFMKDILLSAYKKGNPKAKLAIDTMIFTVAMEIMGLIGISKNKIEGIVLTGSIGSIEDPFNFKNELNKYLKNKFEMIILPSTSGAFGSAEIARDVYNKKDNILGIDIEP
- a CDS encoding type II toxin-antitoxin system VapC family toxin, which encodes MKIFLDSSFLIAYVIETDENNKLALKLENENIFDNECYINNLIVNEIVTVIGNKTSLDLAINTYNAIKDNCNIINDYNKPNFNDNVMKIYKKNNTKLSFTDCAIIETMNENNINNLVSFDKYFDRVLGIKRIH
- a CDS encoding AbrB/MazE/SpoVT family DNA-binding domain-containing protein — its product is MTVTTKIYENNQTAIPSEIRKRFNVGKNDLVEWSVNEKGKLEVSFRKKASFKDIRSKGRLDYKTNSVNLKKELYK
- the ilvC gene encoding ketol-acid reductoisomerase — protein: MKMYYDKDVDVKALANKTVAVIGYGSQGMGQSQNMSDSGLKVIVGLREGGASWQKAKDDGMNVKTIEDAAKEADVIHILLPDEIQADVYEKSIAPYVKPGNTISFSHGYNIHFKYIKVPENVNITMIAPKGPGSMVRRTYLEGFGIPGLVAVEQDATGDALDVALAMGKACGLSKAGILETTFREETETDLFGEQAILCGGVTELINAGFTTLVEAGYQPEIAYFETCHELKLIVDLIYEKGFAGMWNDVSNTAEFGGLSRRDRIINDDAKKEMKKILSEIQKGKFTKEWALESTAKMPMLNRMRELESEEKIEKVGSKLRKACGLEKKAKEKEEKVVVVNFDKNKKK